A part of Larkinella insperata genomic DNA contains:
- a CDS encoding YceI family protein, which produces MYKQFIVGFVALALAVNSHATAIDRNTDNTKKAVAKTTTYNIDVDKSVLTWNGKKVTGEHNGPVKAEKGYLTLNGNKLTGGLVAIDLRTMTSTDLKDNKEYHDKLINHLKSDDFFSVAKHPISTFKITKVKQGSGNTAEVTGDLTIKGITNPVTFPVTVNVAGNTLTATGKATINRAKYDIKYGSKSFFDNLGDKVIYDDFTVDMNIVATADNASAAKAK; this is translated from the coding sequence ATGTACAAGCAATTTATTGTAGGATTTGTGGCCCTCGCGCTGGCCGTTAACAGCCACGCTACTGCTATCGACCGGAATACCGACAACACCAAAAAAGCCGTAGCCAAAACGACGACGTACAACATCGACGTTGATAAGAGCGTTCTGACCTGGAATGGTAAAAAAGTAACGGGTGAACACAATGGTCCTGTAAAGGCGGAGAAAGGTTATCTGACGCTGAACGGCAACAAACTGACCGGCGGTCTGGTAGCAATCGACCTGCGGACCATGACCAGCACGGACCTGAAAGACAACAAAGAATACCACGACAAGCTGATCAACCACCTGAAATCCGACGATTTCTTCTCCGTAGCCAAACACCCCATCTCTACCTTCAAAATCACGAAAGTAAAGCAAGGCAGCGGTAACACGGCTGAAGTAACCGGTGATCTGACGATCAAAGGTATCACCAACCCCGTGACGTTCCCCGTTACGGTTAATGTTGCTGGTAACACGCTGACTGCTACGGGTAAAGCAACCATCAACCGCGCGAAATACGACATCAAATACGGCTCGAAGTCGTTCTTCGATAACCTGGGCGACAAAGTGATTTACGATGATTTCACCGTCGATATGAACATTGTTGCTACGGCCGATAACGCTTCTGCTGCTAAAGCAAAATAA
- a CDS encoding MarR family winged helix-turn-helix transcriptional regulator — MAIENDIKQTTSFRSPYHRMTVNLMYTNGWVCDEQMHLLKPHGLTIQQYNVLRILRGQYPNPVKVADITERMLDKMSNASRLVDKLLLKELVQRTECPNDRRAVDVVITQRGLDLLKILDQHQNQWEKRFHNLTEAEANELNRLLDKLRGSSE, encoded by the coding sequence ATGGCAATCGAAAATGACATAAAACAAACGACCTCGTTCCGATCGCCGTATCATCGGATGACGGTCAACCTGATGTATACCAACGGATGGGTTTGTGATGAGCAGATGCACTTGCTGAAACCCCACGGACTGACCATCCAGCAATATAACGTTCTGCGGATTTTGCGGGGCCAGTACCCCAACCCGGTAAAAGTGGCCGACATTACCGAGCGGATGCTGGACAAAATGTCGAACGCGTCGCGTCTGGTGGACAAGTTACTGCTCAAAGAGCTGGTTCAACGGACTGAATGTCCCAACGACCGGCGGGCAGTTGACGTCGTGATTACGCAGAGAGGGCTGGATCTTTTGAAAATTCTGGATCAGCACCAGAACCAGTGGGAGAAACGGTTTCACAATCTGACCGAGGCCGAAGCCAATGAATTGAACCGCCTGCTGGACAAACTTCGTGGTTCTTCGGAATAG
- a CDS encoding GNAT family N-acetyltransferase yields the protein MKTSFPIRTGGPDDAAELTDLAIRTMREAFGPPHNPAELVDAYIREAFSVDQVRQELLDPRNTFLLTLDSDQQLVGYAKLRRNRPPRQLKGQHAIEIQRLYVAEQQIGKGLGKQLMEYCLNQARQEGYATAWLGVWERNLRAIDFYTKMGFQRCGWHYFQFGSERQRDFWMKKDL from the coding sequence TTGAAAACATCTTTTCCGATTCGAACTGGTGGGCCGGATGATGCTGCGGAACTGACCGATCTGGCCATCCGAACGATGCGGGAAGCCTTTGGTCCCCCGCATAATCCGGCGGAACTGGTTGATGCCTACATTCGTGAAGCGTTCTCCGTTGATCAGGTCCGGCAGGAATTGCTGGACCCCCGGAATACATTTTTGCTGACCCTCGACTCCGATCAGCAACTGGTGGGGTACGCCAAGTTACGCCGAAACCGTCCGCCCCGGCAGTTGAAAGGTCAACACGCTATTGAAATTCAGCGTTTATATGTAGCAGAACAGCAAATTGGCAAAGGGTTGGGAAAGCAACTGATGGAGTACTGCCTGAATCAGGCCCGGCAGGAAGGATACGCCACCGCCTGGCTGGGGGTTTGGGAACGTAATTTGCGGGCTATTGACTTTTATACAAAAATGGGGTTTCAACGTTGTGGCTGGCATTATTTCCAGTTTGGCTCCGAGCGGCAACGCGATTTCTGGATGAAAAAAGACCTGTGA
- a CDS encoding AMP nucleosidase produces the protein MKTKDEIVQNWLPRYTGTPIEQFGEYILLTNFINYVELFAQKFEVEIHGLGRAMQTATADNITIINFGMGSAMAATVMDLLKAVSPKAVLFLGKCGGLKKTLVGDLILPIAAIRGEGTSNDYLRPEIPALPSFRLQRAVSSMIKKHEMDYWTGTVYTTNRRIWEHDETFKNYLVEIRAMAIDMETATIFTVGFANSIPHGALLLVSDNPMVPEGVKTEESDKRVTSLFVEKHLQIGIDALQELATSGESVKHLRFE, from the coding sequence ATGAAAACGAAAGACGAGATTGTCCAGAACTGGCTGCCCCGCTATACCGGTACACCCATCGAGCAATTTGGTGAATATATTCTGCTGACGAATTTCATCAATTACGTTGAGTTGTTCGCGCAGAAGTTTGAGGTAGAAATTCACGGTCTGGGCCGGGCCATGCAAACGGCCACCGCCGACAATATTACCATCATTAATTTCGGAATGGGCAGCGCCATGGCCGCAACGGTGATGGATTTGCTGAAAGCCGTCAGCCCCAAAGCCGTTCTGTTTCTGGGAAAATGCGGTGGTTTGAAAAAAACGCTGGTTGGCGACCTGATTCTGCCCATTGCGGCCATCCGGGGCGAGGGAACGAGCAATGACTACCTGCGGCCCGAAATCCCGGCTTTACCGTCGTTTCGGCTGCAGCGGGCCGTGTCGTCGATGATCAAAAAACACGAGATGGATTACTGGACCGGAACCGTCTACACGACCAACCGGCGCATCTGGGAGCACGACGAAACGTTTAAAAATTACCTGGTCGAAATCCGGGCAATGGCAATTGACATGGAAACCGCTACCATCTTCACCGTCGGTTTTGCCAACTCCATACCGCATGGAGCGCTGTTGCTGGTATCCGACAACCCGATGGTGCCGGAAGGGGTCAAAACCGAAGAAAGTGACAAGCGCGTTACGAGCCTGTTCGTGGAAAAGCACCTGCAAATTGGCATCGACGCCCTACAGGAACTGGCCACGTCGGGAGAGTCGGTGAAACACCTGCGATTTGAATGA
- the moaC gene encoding cyclic pyranopterin monophosphate synthase MoaC, with the protein MFSHVDSTGNPSMVDVGDKAVTRRVARARSVVVLNDEIMQHLQGQDIQTKKGPVFQTAIIAGTMAAKRTSDLIPLCHPLGLDSCKFSVTTAGNEVIIECTTALEAKTGVEMEALVGASVAALTVYDMCKAFSHDIVIKETRLLDKTGGKHDFHQAS; encoded by the coding sequence ATGTTTTCTCACGTAGATTCGACGGGTAATCCGTCTATGGTTGATGTTGGCGACAAAGCCGTAACCCGGCGGGTAGCCCGCGCCCGGAGTGTTGTGGTGCTCAACGACGAGATTATGCAGCACTTGCAGGGGCAGGACATTCAGACGAAGAAAGGTCCGGTGTTTCAAACGGCGATCATTGCGGGTACGATGGCCGCCAAACGCACTTCCGACCTGATTCCGCTTTGCCATCCGCTGGGTCTGGATAGCTGCAAATTTTCCGTCACCACCGCGGGAAATGAAGTAATCATTGAATGCACAACGGCCCTCGAAGCCAAAACCGGCGTCGAGATGGAAGCGCTGGTGGGGGCGTCGGTAGCGGCCCTGACGGTTTACGACATGTGCAAGGCGTTTTCGCACGATATTGTAATCAAAGAAACCCGGTTGCTGGACAAAACCGGCGGGAAACATGACTTCCACCAGGCAAGCTGA
- the porU2 gene encoding putative type IX secretion system sortase PorU2: protein MKRAILSSVFLLVIFKLFAQVNISGNEWINFEQTYYRIPVTQAGVYRLTTGDLQKAGVPLATINPTSLQLFRRGVELAVYVAGESDNKFDPEDYLEFIGERNDGQQDSLLYRPLGTQPHTYYSLYSDTAAYFLTWRLDGKPGKRMKVIADTDVGGLSPEPYHIAEQLTLLTSEISNNQANGGPSPFPTAHELYFEEGEGFTGPMLKKDSLVTHAFRLDGLVRAASVQPEMEMMLNGRDNTTHLVNVFAGKTASAQPLATVQFEWFKTARLSFKIPLTTVSTTNELVLTTQSQGSFDTDRYSFSYYRLRYPQEFDLRNLTRQTLNLLLNPKKRSYLELPNAPADPLLYDLTDPVNPRRLTAARQGNTLKLVVPDTETSRRIFVSAGAMTPARLERTVFRKINPARHNYLIVSHEVLMKPVGDVVNPVKEYAGYRASVAGGKYDTLVITTKELLNQFSYGERTPLAIRRFAAYMLTGKAASPDSTKYLLLIGRANAYYPNRTHPDQYFRDLVPTIGNVPGSDLLLTEGLAGFPENVPAIPTGRINTLNPQEILTYLAKVKEFEKTPVNQPWRKQVLHLSGGRSIPELSTFRRILDQPSQTAQQQYVGASITLKGKLTDEPVERIDVSGIVNSGVSLMTFFGHSSPIVTDLDFGYVSKPAYGYHNKGRYPLMFFNGCGVGNIFFGATNNLSTDWLLTADKGAIAILAHSGSGFSGPLETYTQQFYHTLFADSSFLNKSIGLVQQETTRRVLAAYNGPFDITNAQQMVLQGDPVLRMYPIQKPDFSLTSSGVFQTGTQKDSVRLGVVVINAGRFEASQRVGLVVRQRLVDGKTRSYGAKLHRAIAFRDTLYYAFNPDAKQDANTVATPNRFEIVVDPDTLIEEVDETNNVVVFDLKSAANGYTVVLPDSGQRYPPDRFNPLLDVTFDRQIIRNGALVSPNPAIQIILQDEDPYRIRQDTAGIEVYLKRPCESCALERVALSGPDVSWKPAGPDNRFVIDLMPRHLTDGLYTLQVHAADVSGNRVGPVPFEIEFRVKNGDSLSVVLPTPNPFSTVSRFRFTLSGQDTPGEGQIQIRNLKGQLVRTIRQGVRIGENSFLWDGTDQGGVHLPNGLYLFRLLLSDGREKSGRVVISR, encoded by the coding sequence ATGAAAAGAGCTATCCTGTCTTCGGTATTCCTTCTTGTTATTTTTAAGTTGTTTGCTCAAGTAAATATATCGGGCAACGAATGGATTAATTTTGAACAGACCTACTACCGCATTCCGGTGACCCAGGCAGGGGTATACCGGCTGACTACGGGAGATTTGCAGAAGGCCGGTGTTCCGCTGGCGACGATCAACCCGACCTCTTTGCAACTTTTTCGCCGGGGTGTGGAACTGGCTGTTTACGTAGCGGGCGAATCGGACAACAAATTCGACCCGGAGGATTACCTGGAATTCATTGGCGAACGAAACGACGGGCAGCAGGACTCCCTGCTTTACCGGCCTTTGGGAACGCAGCCCCACACGTATTACAGCCTGTATTCGGACACGGCCGCTTACTTTCTGACCTGGCGGCTGGACGGGAAACCGGGCAAGCGCATGAAGGTAATAGCTGATACCGACGTCGGCGGGCTGAGCCCGGAGCCCTACCACATCGCCGAACAACTAACGCTGCTGACCAGCGAAATTTCCAACAACCAGGCCAACGGTGGTCCGTCGCCTTTTCCGACGGCTCACGAACTGTACTTTGAAGAAGGTGAAGGCTTTACTGGGCCGATGCTGAAAAAAGACAGCCTGGTTACTCATGCATTCCGACTGGATGGGTTGGTACGGGCCGCGTCCGTTCAACCCGAAATGGAAATGATGCTGAACGGACGCGATAATACAACCCACTTGGTCAACGTGTTCGCTGGTAAAACCGCTTCGGCGCAACCGCTGGCAACCGTCCAGTTTGAGTGGTTTAAAACGGCCCGTCTATCGTTTAAAATTCCGTTAACGACGGTATCGACAACCAACGAACTGGTGCTGACAACGCAATCGCAGGGCTCTTTTGATACCGATCGCTATTCGTTTAGTTATTATCGGCTTCGGTATCCGCAGGAGTTTGATCTCCGTAATCTGACCCGGCAAACGCTGAACCTGCTGCTCAATCCGAAGAAACGGTCTTACCTCGAGTTACCAAACGCCCCCGCTGATCCGTTGCTGTACGACCTGACCGACCCCGTCAACCCCCGCCGTCTGACAGCCGCCCGCCAGGGAAATACGCTGAAGCTGGTGGTGCCTGATACCGAAACGTCGCGCCGGATTTTTGTCAGTGCCGGGGCCATGACGCCCGCCCGTTTGGAGAGAACAGTTTTTCGGAAGATCAATCCGGCCAGACATAATTACCTGATCGTAAGCCATGAAGTTCTTATGAAACCGGTCGGGGACGTTGTTAACCCGGTCAAAGAATACGCGGGATACCGGGCGTCGGTGGCGGGTGGAAAATACGATACCCTGGTTATAACGACGAAAGAACTGCTCAATCAGTTTAGCTACGGCGAACGGACTCCGTTGGCCATTCGCCGGTTTGCCGCTTACATGCTGACCGGTAAAGCCGCGTCGCCCGATTCGACCAAGTACCTGCTGCTGATCGGGCGGGCCAATGCTTATTACCCCAACCGGACCCATCCCGACCAGTATTTTCGCGATCTGGTGCCAACCATCGGCAACGTGCCCGGTTCGGATCTGCTGCTGACCGAAGGGCTGGCGGGTTTTCCGGAGAACGTGCCGGCCATTCCGACCGGGCGGATCAATACCCTCAATCCGCAGGAAATCCTGACGTACCTCGCAAAAGTGAAGGAATTTGAAAAAACGCCGGTCAACCAGCCCTGGCGCAAGCAGGTGCTGCACCTCAGCGGAGGGCGCTCCATTCCGGAACTGTCGACGTTCCGGCGGATTCTGGACCAACCAAGCCAAACCGCTCAGCAGCAGTATGTGGGGGCCAGTATTACGCTCAAAGGCAAATTAACCGACGAACCGGTGGAGCGCATCGACGTGAGCGGCATTGTCAATTCCGGCGTTTCGCTCATGACTTTTTTCGGGCACTCGTCGCCCATTGTGACGGACCTGGACTTCGGCTATGTTTCCAAACCGGCTTACGGGTATCATAACAAAGGACGGTATCCGCTAATGTTTTTCAACGGCTGTGGCGTCGGGAACATTTTCTTCGGGGCTACTAACAACCTGTCTACCGACTGGCTGCTGACGGCCGACAAAGGCGCCATTGCGATTCTGGCCCACAGCGGCTCCGGGTTTTCGGGGCCGCTCGAAACCTACACCCAGCAGTTTTACCACACCTTGTTTGCCGACAGTTCTTTTCTGAATAAATCAATCGGTCTGGTCCAGCAGGAGACTACCCGGCGGGTGCTGGCAGCTTACAACGGTCCCTTTGACATCACAAATGCGCAGCAGATGGTCTTGCAGGGCGATCCCGTGCTGCGAATGTATCCCATTCAAAAACCGGATTTCAGCCTGACCTCATCGGGGGTATTCCAAACCGGAACCCAAAAAGATTCGGTGCGGTTGGGGGTGGTAGTAATCAACGCCGGTCGCTTCGAGGCTAGCCAGCGGGTCGGGCTGGTGGTCCGGCAGCGGCTGGTCGACGGAAAAACGCGGTCGTACGGGGCTAAACTGCACCGGGCGATTGCGTTTCGCGACACCCTTTATTATGCCTTTAACCCTGATGCGAAGCAGGACGCCAATACCGTTGCAACGCCGAATCGGTTTGAAATCGTGGTGGACCCCGACACATTGATTGAGGAGGTGGACGAAACCAACAACGTCGTGGTTTTTGACTTGAAATCCGCTGCGAACGGCTACACGGTCGTGTTACCGGATTCGGGCCAACGCTATCCGCCCGACCGCTTCAACCCGCTGCTGGACGTGACGTTCGACCGGCAGATCATCCGGAACGGAGCGCTGGTTTCGCCCAATCCGGCGATCCAGATTATCCTGCAGGACGAAGATCCGTACCGCATCCGCCAGGATACCGCGGGGATTGAGGTGTATCTGAAAAGGCCGTGCGAAAGCTGTGCGCTGGAGCGGGTGGCCCTGAGCGGCCCGGACGTAAGCTGGAAACCCGCCGGCCCCGACAACCGGTTTGTAATCGACTTGATGCCCCGCCACCTGACCGACGGCCTCTATACACTCCAGGTTCACGCGGCCGATGTAAGCGGAAACCGGGTAGGTCCGGTGCCCTTCGAGATTGAGTTTCGCGTAAAAAATGGGGATAGTTTGTCGGTCGTTTTGCCGACGCCCAATCCTTTTTCAACCGTTTCGCGGTTTCGGTTTACCCTTTCCGGCCAGGATACGCCGGGGGAGGGTCAAATCCAGATCCGAAACCTGAAAGGCCAACTGGTCCGGACGATTCGGCAGGGCGTGCGGATTGGCGAAAATAGTTTCCTCTGGGATGGTACAGACCAGGGTGGGGTGCACCTGCCCAACGGTTTGTATCTGTTCCGCCTGCTGCTGAGCGACGGGCGGGAAAAAAGCGGGAGGGTGGTGATAAGTCGTTAA
- a CDS encoding thiamine diphosphokinase — protein sequence MSSHHIVRDKQEPALLIANGESCDPELLGQLLEWNPFVVVLDNAIWRVLDLEIKVDALLGDFDHPPDFELIRQRQYPIEIIHTPDQNKTDLDKGIEFLIERGFPAVNIVWATGRRADHTVTNLTNIIRYKDRIKIVLIDDHSKVIPLSGSFEKWYAKGTPISLIPVGAVDGIITEGLKYNLAHETLTLGYRTGSSNEAAEDGFVKIQYQNGDLLLMECWD from the coding sequence ATGTCTTCTCATCATATCGTACGGGATAAACAGGAACCGGCTTTGCTGATTGCCAACGGCGAAAGCTGCGATCCGGAATTATTGGGGCAACTGCTCGAATGGAATCCGTTCGTGGTGGTGCTGGATAACGCCATCTGGCGCGTGCTGGATCTGGAAATAAAGGTCGATGCGCTGCTCGGCGATTTCGACCACCCGCCTGATTTTGAACTGATCCGGCAGCGGCAGTACCCGATTGAAATCATTCATACGCCCGATCAGAACAAAACTGATCTGGACAAAGGCATCGAATTTCTGATCGAACGGGGCTTCCCGGCGGTAAATATTGTCTGGGCCACGGGCCGCCGGGCCGACCATACCGTCACGAATCTGACCAACATCATCCGGTATAAGGACCGCATTAAAATCGTGCTGATCGACGACCACTCAAAGGTGATTCCGCTCAGCGGTTCGTTCGAGAAGTGGTACGCCAAGGGAACGCCCATTTCCCTGATTCCGGTGGGCGCAGTCGACGGAATTATTACCGAGGGCCTCAAATACAACCTGGCCCACGAAACCCTGACGCTCGGCTACCGCACCGGCAGCAGCAACGAAGCCGCCGAAGACGGTTTTGTCAAGATTCAATACCAGAACGGCGATCTGCTACTGATGGAATGCTGGGATTGA
- a CDS encoding DMT family transporter: protein MKSTEQTLTTTQYGLFLGLIGVICFSFTVPMTKLALASFNPWLVSFGRLAGAGLISFVILQQQNKLPLIRKHFRLLAGVSLGVGLGFPVLMSVAMASTSSSHAGIVLALLPLTTAIFGAIIHRETHSRLFWAISASGCLTVLGYVLFRDQVQLQAADLLLLAAALFASFAYALGAQLSKQISGLDVICCALVIVLPLTLPAALVAWQYEPPQTVQGSALAGFIYVTLFSQLFGFVPWYKGLAMGGVALVSQLQLLQTFFTLLISAWLLGESIGWLEYGIALLVIAQIYIAKKVD, encoded by the coding sequence ATGAAATCGACAGAACAAACGTTAACAACTACTCAATACGGACTTTTTCTCGGGCTGATCGGGGTCATCTGTTTCAGTTTCACCGTTCCGATGACCAAATTGGCCCTGGCGAGCTTCAACCCCTGGCTGGTTAGTTTTGGGCGGCTGGCCGGGGCGGGCCTGATTTCGTTCGTCATTTTGCAGCAGCAGAACAAGCTCCCGCTAATCCGGAAACACTTCCGCCTGCTGGCGGGCGTATCACTCGGCGTGGGCCTGGGTTTTCCGGTGTTGATGAGCGTCGCAATGGCCTCAACGTCCTCTTCCCACGCCGGAATTGTGCTGGCTCTGTTGCCGCTGACGACGGCCATCTTCGGCGCCATCATTCACCGCGAAACGCACAGCAGGCTATTTTGGGCTATTTCCGCCAGCGGTTGCCTGACCGTGCTGGGCTACGTTTTGTTCCGCGATCAGGTGCAACTTCAGGCGGCCGACCTGCTGCTGCTGGCTGCGGCCCTCTTTGCCAGTTTTGCGTATGCGCTGGGCGCTCAGCTTAGCAAGCAAATTTCGGGGCTGGATGTGATTTGTTGCGCGCTGGTCATTGTGCTGCCTCTAACGCTTCCCGCTGCGTTGGTGGCCTGGCAGTATGAGCCCCCGCAAACCGTGCAGGGAAGCGCGCTGGCCGGTTTCATCTACGTGACCCTGTTCAGCCAGCTTTTTGGCTTTGTGCCGTGGTACAAAGGACTGGCGATGGGCGGGGTGGCACTGGTTTCGCAGTTGCAACTGCTGCAAACATTTTTCACGCTGCTTATTTCCGCCTGGCTGCTGGGCGAAAGCATCGGATGGCTCGAATACGGCATTGCCTTGCTGGTGATTGCCCAGATTTACATTGCCAAAAAAGTAGACTGA
- a CDS encoding nucleoside deaminase, giving the protein MNQQEEVFLREAIQLAKEGIRTGQGGPFGAVVVKDGQIIGRGCNQVTSTNDPTAHAEIVAIRDACQHLNTYQLTGCVLYTSCEPCPMCLGAIYWARPERIVYGCFHSDAAQAGFDDHFIYQELEKPREARRIPMQQLLRSEAWTVFEEWIAKTDKTNY; this is encoded by the coding sequence ATGAACCAGCAAGAAGAAGTTTTTTTACGGGAAGCCATCCAACTGGCGAAGGAAGGCATCCGCACCGGGCAGGGCGGCCCCTTCGGCGCGGTGGTGGTTAAAGATGGTCAGATTATCGGGCGCGGCTGCAACCAGGTCACCTCGACCAACGACCCCACAGCCCACGCCGAAATTGTGGCCATCCGCGACGCCTGCCAACACCTGAATACGTATCAGTTGACGGGTTGTGTGCTCTACACTTCCTGCGAACCCTGCCCCATGTGTCTGGGGGCCATTTACTGGGCCCGGCCCGAGCGCATTGTCTACGGCTGTTTCCACAGCGACGCGGCCCAGGCGGGTTTCGACGATCATTTTATTTATCAGGAACTCGAAAAACCCCGCGAAGCGCGCCGTATTCCCATGCAACAACTCCTCCGCTCGGAAGCTTGGACGGTATTTGAAGAGTGGATAGCGAAAACGGATAAAACCAACTACTAA
- a CDS encoding PadR family transcriptional regulator — MNIENAQVQMRKGILEFCILHIISRGEVYASDMLEELTAARIMVVEGTLYPLLTRLKNAGLLDYKWVESTSGPPRKYYLLTDIGRASLKGMNDTWQELSDSVNSIVSKTEQHKAATNGLTPAETPVAPASGSPNPPATEN, encoded by the coding sequence ATGAATATTGAAAATGCTCAAGTGCAAATGCGGAAGGGAATCCTGGAATTCTGCATTCTGCACATCATTTCGCGGGGCGAAGTATATGCTTCCGACATGCTGGAGGAGTTGACAGCCGCCCGCATCATGGTGGTGGAAGGCACGCTTTACCCCCTGCTCACCCGGCTCAAAAACGCCGGGTTGCTTGATTATAAGTGGGTGGAATCGACCTCCGGCCCCCCGCGTAAATATTATCTGCTAACCGACATTGGCCGGGCGTCGCTGAAGGGAATGAACGATACATGGCAGGAATTGTCCGACTCGGTGAACTCAATTGTTAGCAAAACCGAACAACACAAGGCCGCTACCAATGGATTAACGCCGGCTGAAACGCCGGTTGCCCCCGCTAGTGGCAGCCCGAACCCGCCAGCAACGGAAAACTGA
- a CDS encoding Maf family nucleotide pyrophosphatase, with protein sequence MQLTRPLVLASNSPRRQQLLREMGCTFRVDVRPTDEVFPADMPVTEVPAFLARQKADRFRDDLGDQLVLCADTIVVVDHDILNKPADADEAVKMLRRLSGRPHRVITGVCLLSAEQTVSFIDEVNVYFNPLDDYEIQSYVEKYRPFDKAGAYGVQEPIGMIGIQRIEGSFYTVMGLPVHLVYQALKRYEVRI encoded by the coding sequence ATGCAATTGACCCGGCCCCTGGTATTGGCATCCAATTCGCCCCGACGCCAGCAACTGCTGCGCGAAATGGGCTGTACATTCCGTGTTGACGTCCGGCCGACCGACGAAGTTTTTCCGGCCGACATGCCCGTTACCGAAGTTCCGGCCTTTCTGGCCCGCCAAAAAGCCGACCGTTTCCGGGATGACCTGGGCGATCAGCTCGTGCTGTGCGCCGACACAATTGTGGTGGTCGATCACGATATTCTCAACAAACCCGCCGACGCCGACGAGGCCGTGAAGATGCTCCGCCGACTGTCGGGCCGGCCCCACCGGGTTATTACGGGCGTTTGTCTGCTGTCCGCGGAACAAACCGTTTCGTTTATTGACGAGGTAAACGTTTATTTCAACCCGCTGGACGATTACGAAATCCAGTCGTACGTTGAAAAATACCGTCCGTTCGACAAAGCTGGGGCCTACGGGGTGCAGGAGCCCATCGGCATGATCGGCATTCAGCGCATCGAAGGTTCGTTCTATACCGTCATGGGTCTGCCCGTTCACCTCGTCTACCAAGCGTTGAAGCGGTATGAGGTAAGAATTTAG
- a CDS encoding type I restriction enzyme HsdR N-terminal domain-containing protein — protein sequence MDSLNLPVFDYNTKQIDGKPYIFDVLRKKYVLITPEEWVRQHVVHLLLNQYGYPKALIRSEGGLKLNQLRKRTDLLVFDRAGKPFLLVECKAPQVSVSQQVFDQIARYNHIHQAPYLVVTNGLTHFCCCVDHKLNTVNFLDDLPRFQ from the coding sequence ATGGACTCGTTAAACCTACCGGTTTTTGATTACAATACGAAGCAGATCGACGGGAAACCCTACATTTTCGATGTGCTGCGTAAGAAATATGTCCTGATTACTCCAGAAGAATGGGTACGTCAGCACGTTGTTCACCTCCTCCTGAATCAGTACGGTTATCCCAAAGCCCTCATCCGGAGCGAAGGGGGCCTTAAGCTCAATCAACTCCGCAAGCGAACGGACCTTCTGGTGTTCGACCGCGCCGGCAAACCGTTTTTGCTGGTGGAATGCAAGGCACCCCAGGTTTCGGTCAGCCAGCAGGTGTTCGATCAGATCGCCCGCTACAATCACATCCATCAGGCGCCGTATCTGGTCGTCACAAACGGCCTGACGCACTTCTGCTGCTGCGTCGACCACAAACTCAATACCGTTAATTTTCTGGATGACCTGCCCCGGTTCCAGTGA
- a CDS encoding NTP transferase domain-containing protein — protein sequence MTSTRQADRPVAPLLGLVLVGGRSTRMGVDKSRINYHGKPQFEYLHDLLAAYCEDVFLSVNAEQADQFANSRFKLLVDQSPVAGPLAGILTAFQRQSAQHAWLVVVCDLPLLSERSIRKLTASRNPEKLATAFWDSDHQFPEPSICIWEPTAYPAMLRSIDAGKPYPRTILMQNDIDLVEMDDISELTNVNTPDQAASIRRNLQAD from the coding sequence ATGACTTCCACCAGGCAAGCTGATCGACCCGTTGCTCCCCTGCTAGGACTGGTGCTGGTCGGTGGTCGCAGCACCCGCATGGGCGTAGACAAGAGCCGGATCAATTACCACGGGAAACCGCAGTTTGAGTACCTGCACGATCTGCTGGCTGCCTACTGCGAAGATGTTTTTCTGTCGGTCAACGCGGAACAGGCCGACCAATTTGCCAACAGCCGGTTTAAGCTTCTGGTGGATCAGTCGCCCGTTGCCGGACCGCTGGCCGGTATTCTGACGGCTTTCCAGCGGCAATCTGCCCAGCATGCCTGGCTGGTGGTGGTTTGTGATTTACCGCTGCTGTCCGAACGGTCGATCCGGAAACTGACCGCCAGCCGCAATCCGGAGAAACTAGCAACGGCTTTCTGGGATAGCGACCACCAGTTTCCGGAACCCTCTATCTGCATTTGGGAGCCCACGGCTTACCCGGCGATGCTCCGGTCCATTGACGCCGGAAAACCGTATCCCCGGACGATCCTGATGCAGAATGACATCGATTTAGTGGAGATGGACGACATCAGCGAGCTGACCAATGTGAATACTCCGGATCAGGCGGCCTCAATTCGGCGAAACCTGCAAGCGGACTAA